The Candidatus Aminicenantes bacterium genome contains the following window.
TCGGCCGCTCCTGCGGCGCGGACGAGATTGAGGTCGGCATCGGCGAGGGTGAGGAGTTCAGCGTCGATGTCCGCATGGGCCAGATCGAGAACCTGGTCGAAGCCGGCTCACGCTACGCCGGCATCCGGGTCATCAAGGACAAGCGCACGGCGTTCGCCTCCTCCTCGGACATGTCGGAAGAGGCTCTCGAGCGGTTGATCCGCAACGCCGTCAAACGGGCCGGGCTGTCCCAGCCCGACCCCTTCGCCGGTTTGGCCGACCTCTCCCCCATCCGCATCGATCCCGACGCCCTCGACATCTTCGATCCCGAAGTGATCGAGCTCGAGGCCAAGACGAAGATTCGCCTGGCCCTGGAGACCGAGCGGATCGCCTTGGCCGACAAGCGGATTTCGAACTCCCACGGCGCCGGGTTCAGCAGCCACGCCGCCCGAACCTACCTGGCGGCCTCCAACGGATTCGCCGGCACCTACGCTAAGACCTTTTGCGGGCTGGGCGTCGGCCTCCAAGCGGGCGAAACGGACGACCTGGTCGAGGACGACTGGCATTCCAGCCGGATCCATTTCCGGGATCTGGAATCGCCCGAGCAGATCGCGCGAACCGCGGTTGAACGGACCGTCCGCCAGCTCAACCCCCGCAAGCTCGGAACCCGGCGCGTCCCGGTTATTTTCGAGCCGCAGATGACCGGCAGCCTGCTGGGTTTCCTGTTCGGCTGCATCTCCGGGACGGCCGTCTACCAGCGCTCGACCTTTCTGGCCGATCGGCTGGGTCAGAAGATCGGCCGCGATGAGCTGACCGTGATCGACGACGGACTGATGCCCCGCCGGGTCGGGACCGGGCCGTTCGATTCCGAAGGCATCCCCGCCCAACGTACCGTGGTCGTGGATCACGGCGTTCTGAAAAGATTCCTCTGCAATACCTATGCCTCGCGCAAGCTGGGGCTTCCGGTGACCGGAAACGCCGACGGAGGCGGAGTCGGGCCGAACAACTTCTTTTTGGAACCCGGGCCGCATGACCCCGCGGCCATCATCCGGAGTTGCGATCGGGCGCTCCTGCTCATCCGGACCCTTGGCCACGGCCTCAACGCGGTCACAGGAGACATCTCCCGCGGCGCCTTCGGCCTTTGGATCGAAAACGGCGAAATCGTTTACCCCGTCTCGGAGATCACCATCGCCGGGAACCTGGGCGATGTTCTCCAGAGCGTCGAGATGATCGGCAGCGACCTGGATTTCCGAAGCTCGATCGCCGGCCCCACGATCAAGGTGGCCGAGATGCTCGTGGCCGGCAGCTGACGCCGGCGGCCGGTCTTCAGTCGACCGTGGATTTCCGGTTCAGCCAGACGAACAGCAGGCCGAACGCGGTCATCAATCCCCCCCACCAGACGGCGGCGTGCAGATGGGACAAGACCTTGTTCGATTCGACATGGCGGACTAGGTCGTAAACGCCAGAGCCCAGGATGACCGCGCCCATGACGAGCAGGATCACCCCGACGAAAAACCAGATCGGCTTCATTTTGGGCGTGTGATCGGTCATGAGGGTGTTCCTTCTCACCAAAAGATGACGTTGAGCACGACGAAAACGATTAGGGACAGAACGGCGTAGAAGGCCGGTCGCTTGAATAAGGGGACCGGCTCCAAGGGGGCTCCCGCCGTCAGGCCTTTGACCAGCCCGACCAGCTCGGCCTCGGGCCGCTTCTTGGTGAACCAGCTGACGACGATGGTCACGACGAAGGTGATGAGCCAGGCCCACCAGGCCCGCCAGAAGTTGGCGGCCATGTCGCTGGCCGTTTTGGACATGGTCAGGAAACCGACCGAAATCCAGCCGAACTTGACGGCCAGGTACATCGTGAACGACGAGCCCATGCCGGTGATGAGGCCCCAGAAGGCCCCGTTGGGGGTGATCCATTTGACGAACATCCCTAGGAGCATGGTGGCGAAGAGCGGGGCGTTGACCCAGGAGAAGATGGCCTGCATGTAGTCCATGATCGTGGGCATGCTCTTGGCCCAGTAGGCGGTGCCGACGCTGACGACGACGGCGAAGATGGTCGCCACCCGGCCCATCCAGAGGAGGTTCTTGGGGGAAGCTTTCTTCCGGATGATCGACTGATAGATGTCATAGGTCCAGACGGTGTTGAAGGCGCTGATGTTGCCGGCCTGCCCGGCCATGAACCCGGCCAGGAGGGCGGTGATGCCGAGGCCCACCAGGCCTCGCGGGAAATAGCGGGCGATGAGCATGGGCAAGGCCGAATCGTAGTTAAGCTTGCCTCCGTCGCTCATCAGCGAGAACCCGCTCTTGGGGTCGTTGGACAGGGCCAGGGCGGCCAGCCCGGCCACGATGACGATGAACGGCACCGCCATCTTGAAGAACGAGGCGATGATGGGCGTCATCCGGGCCGAGCGCAGGTTCTTGGCCGAGAAGGCCCGCTGGACGACCAGGAAGTCCGTCGTCCAATAGCCGAAGGAGAGGACGAAGCCAAGCCCCAGGACAATGCCGCCCCACCCCACCAGCATACCGTTCGCCGAGGGGTCGCCGGTGTTGCGCCAGAGATGGGAGAAAGCCTCGGGCACCCGCTTCATGATGTCGCCGAAGCTGCCGACCTCAACGATGCCCAGGATTGAGACCAGGAACAGGCCGAACCAGATCAGGAAGAATTGGATGATCTCGGTGAAGATGGCCGACATGAGCCCGCTCAAGGTGACGTAGCAGGCCACGGTGGCCGCCGAGGCCAGCATGCTGACGTCCCAGTTCCAGCCCAGGAACGTGTGCAGGACGAGGGCCATGGCGTAGAGGTTGATGCCGCTGACCAGCAGGGTCATGATGGCGAAGGAGAAGCCGTTGAGGACGCGGGTCTTCTCGTCGAAGCGCAGCTTGAGATAGCCCGGCACGGATTTGATCCGGGCACTGTAGTAGAAGGGCATCATGAAGATGCCCAGGAAGAGCATGGCCGGGATGGCCCCGATCCAGTAGAAATGGGCCACCGACATGCCGTACTTGTAGGTGTTGCCGGTCATGCCCAGAAGCTCCAGAGCCCCCAGGTTGGCCGAGAGGAAGGCCAGCCCGGCGACCCAGGACGAGTTCCGGCGGCCGGCCAGGAAGAAGTCCTCTTCGCTCTTGGTGTAGCGCTTGAGATAGAAGCCCAGGCCGATGATGAAGACAAAATAGAACAGGATGATGAACCAGTCGACGAAGTGAAGTCCGATCGCTTGCATGGGCCGCTCTCCTTCGGAAATCCGAAGTCAGGACTATCATATCCCCGGCGCCCGAGTCAATTGATCCGGGATCATATAGCCGCGACGGCGCGATCACCGGCTAGAACGCGTTGAAGTGGCAGACGTCCCGGAGCTTGCGCTTGGGGACATGGAACGAGCCGTCGGGATTCTTCCAATAACGCGGCGAGTCCGCATAGTCTTCCACGGTGGAAGTCTCGGCCGGATACCCCAGGGCCAGAACGGAATCAACCCGATAGGGCTCGGGGATCCCCAGGGTTTCCTGGATCCTGGCCCGGTCGATTGAGATCAGCCAGCAGCTTCCGATCCCCTCGGACCAAGCCGAGACGGCCATGGCTTCGACGGCCGCGCCGACATCGTATTCGTACATCTTCTCCCGCACCTTGGTATTGACCAGGACGAAGATGTAAGCCTGCGGCTCCTGCCCCGGCTTGGGGTCGCCGTGGGGATGGATGTAGGCAGCCCACTTGAGGGCCGGAAAGACCCGCGCGCAGACCTCGGGTTCGTCGACGACGATGAACTCGAGAGGCTGCAGGTTGGCGGCCGAAGGGGCCAGGCGGCCGGCATCGACCAGTCTCTCCAACGCTTCGCGGACGACGGGGCGAGGTTGATACTGACGGATCGTCCGGCGGGTCATGACGGCTTCATGGACGTTCATCGGATTCCTCCCATTCGGAAACGAAAGACGCTCCGATCATTCTACCATGATCGAGCTTTCCGGAAACCATCATCCGGCCCGGCGGACTTTCGGCGCCTTGAGCCCGAAGACCGCCGTGGAAAGGAGGAGCAGGATGCCGGCCACGATATACATCCCGCGGTATCCGGCCCGGTCCGAGACCCAGCCGAAGAAAGGCGAGCCCAACCCCATGCCGACATCGAAGAGGGCCAGGTAAAGACTTAAGCCGAAACCCTTGTGGGCCAGCCCGACGATGTCGATGATGTAGGTGCTGAGCGCGGGGAAGATCAGGCCCTGCCCGAACCCGGCCAGGAAGGCGTTGACGAGGAACATCGAGCTCGACCGGACCTGGGAGATCCAGAACAGATTGAGGCCGATGATGGCCGCGGCCGGCAGGATGACCGCCTTGCGACCGTAGCGGTCGGAAACGTCCCCGGCCACTATCCGGGTCAGGATGGCTGACGCCGAGAAAACGGCGAAGAAGGGGCCGACCCGGCCGAGCCCGGCGGAGCGTGCGAATAGGGCGGCGAAATTGACGATCGAGCCGCGGATGGCGCCGTGGAAAACGGGCATGGCCGCGGCCACCGCAAGGGTGGCCAGGGCGTAGCCGCGCAGCGGCGCCGCGGTCATCTTCTCCGGATCGCGAAGCGCCGGCTCGATAGTCCGGGTCAGAAGGAGGCAGGCCAGCGCGGCGGCCAGGAAGGCCAGGCTGGCGTTGTAGAGGCCCCCGTACCCGAATCGGCGGACGATCTCCTCCGCCAAGGCCGGCCCGGCCGCACTGGCCACGATGCCGGCGACGCCGATGACGCCGATCGAACGGGCCAGCCGCTCGACCGGGGCGAGGTCGGAGCAGACCGCCATGCTGGCGGTCATCGAGACCCCCCAAGCGATCCCGCTCAAAGCCCGCAATAGGAGCGGCAGCCAACCGGCGTCATGCACAAGATGGAAGAACGGGATCACGGCCATGAAGAAAAGGAGCCCATAAATCGAGATGGCCCGGCCGCCCTTGCGGTCGATCAACCGGCCGAAGAACGGACGCACCCCGATGGCCAGGATGCTGTGGATGCCCATGATCAGGCCGACTTTGGCTTTGGCCGCGCCGAATGATTCGAGCCGGAGGGGAAAGATATAGAACAGGGCGACGCTCAAGAAAAGAAAGAAATATCCGACTAGAGCCAGCAGGAAATCGCGCCTCCAGAATCCTCCCGGCGGCGGCAGCGGGCACGAGTCTTTCGTCGGCGTCGTCATCCTGTCCTCGGGGCCGGAGATCGTCGGCCGCCTCCCCCGCCCCTGGGGGAGGAAGGGCTGGCTGTTTTCGGGGTTTGGGGAAATCAAGCCGAAGGGGGATTATGAAAAAGGTCGCAGCTTCACACAGCCAGCGAAGCAAAGCTAATTGGGCGCTATTCTAACCGAATCCGGTTCCGGAAGCAACGCCCCAACCGATCTTCCCGTTGTGCCGAAATCAGCGGAGCGAAGCGACGAGCGCAGCCGCCCGGGCCGTCAGATCGTCCCAGCGCCCCTCGGCGATCAGGGCCTTGTCCAGGAGCGCCGTACCGAGCCCGACGCAGCAGGCGCCGGCGTCGATAAAGGCCCGGGCGTTGCCCGGCGTCACCCCGCCCGTCGGCATCAGGCGGATGCCCGGGAACGGCCCTTTGAGGTCCTTGAAATACGCCGGCCCGAGCGAGGTGGCCGGGAAAACCTTGACGATGTCGGCGCCCTCGCTCCAGGCCCGCCAGATCTCAGCCGGCGTGAAAGCCCCCGGCGCGACCAAAACGCCGCAGCGGCGGCACTCCCGGATCATCCCGGCGTCCGCGACCGGAGAGACGACGAAATCGGCTCCGGCCTCGATCACGGCGACCGCCGTCTCGGCGTCCATGACCGTTCCCGCGCCCAGCCGGATGCCGGGCAGCCCACGGTCGGCCAGGCCGCGGATGATGTCCACGGCCCCGGGCACGGTCATGGTGATCTCGACGGCCCGCACGCCGCCCCTTTCAATGGCTTCGACAACCCGCAAGAGCTTTTCGGGATCGGTCATCCGGACGACCGCCACCACTTTGTGCTCGAGCAGGAAGGCCAGGGTTTCATCGCGGTGCATGGTGCCCTCCCTCATCTCCGGATCCGCCCAGACGCGTCGCCCGCAACGAGATCGAGGACCTCCCGCTCCGAAACCAGGTTGAAATCGCCCGCCACCGTGTGCTTGAGGCAGGACGCGGCAACGGCGAAGGTCAGGGCCCGGGCGTCGTCCTCGAAGGCCAGGAGTCCGTGGATGAGACCGGCGGCAAAGGCATCTCCGGCGCCGACCCGATCCACGATATTCTCGATCTCGTGGGACGGGCCGGCCAGGAATCCGGCGCGGCTTCGCAGGACCGCGGACCAGCCGTTGCGATCGGCGCTGCGGCTCGTCCGCAGCGTCACCGCCGCCCGGGCCAGGTTCGGGTAGGCCGCCAGGACGTCCGCCGTCAGCTTTTCATAGGCCTTGAGGTCGAACGCCCCGTCACCGCCGGGCGAGCACTTCAGGCCCAGCGCCTTCTGGCAATCCTCCTCGTTCGCCAGGAGAAGATCCGCCCGAGCCGCGAGCGTCGGCATGACCTCCGCAGCCGGAACCCCGTAGCGCCACAGCTTGGCCCGGTAGTTCAAGTCGAGCGAGACCGTGAGCCCCGCCGCCTTGGCCGCGATCATCCCCTCCTGGGTCAGGTCGGCGGCGCTTCGGCTGAGGGCGGGCGTGATCCCGGTGACATGGAACCAGGATGCGCCCGCGAAGGCCCTAGCCCAATCGATGTCCCCCGGCCCGGCTTCGGATATGGCCGAGCCGTCGCGATCGTAGAGAACGGTCGACGGCCGCGGCCCGGACCCCGTTTCCGCAAAATAGATTCCCATCCGCCGACCGCGCCGGATGATGCCGCCCGTATCGATGCCATGCCGACGGAGCTCCGCAATCCCGGCCTCGGCGACGGGGTTGTCCGGCAGGACGGTGAGGAAGCTCGTTTCCCGGCCGAAGCGGGCCAGGGAGACGGCCACGTTGGCCTCCCCGCCCCCGAACCGCGCCTGCAATCGGTCGGATTGGAAAAACCGCTCCCGCCCGGGCGGCGACAGCCGGAGCAGGAGCTCGCCGAAAGTGACGATGCGATGGGCCATGGGTGACTCCGTTATTCGCCGATCATCTTCCAGCCGCGCCGGCGCAAGTCGAAGTAGATGACCGCCCCGAAGAGAGCGCCGGAGGCAAGGAAGACGAGGCCGATCGGCCAGGCGCCGAAGAGGATCTTGCCCGTGCCGAAGAGGAAGGCATAGATCATCGCGACGCCGCTCAGCCAATCCTTAAGGTTGAAGATTCCGTCCCGGCTCGGCGGGACATCGACAGCTTCCCGAGCCACGGGTCCCCAGAGCGCCGCGCTGGGCCGGACGCGCCTATAGAAAGCCAGTAGGACCTCGCGCGGTTCGGGTCCCGTCAGCAGGGTTACGGTCAACCAGACGACCGTCGTAACCGCCACGGTGATCAGGACGATCCAGGCAAACTGGAGCGGGTCGCTCTCCTTCCAGCCGAACCCGAGCCGGAGAGTGACCGAAGTGACCAAGGCGGCCAGCATGGCCGAAATTTCGCTCCAGGCATTGATCCGCCACCAGAACCAGCGCAGCAGGTAAACGAGTCCCGTTCCCGCCCCAATGGCGATCATGAACTTCCAGGCGTCCGCGATCGAATCCATGAAGAAGGTCACCATGGCCGAGAGAACCATCAAGAGCATGGTTACCGCCTGCGAGGCCCGGACATAATGCTTCTCGCCGCGGCCGCGGGCCATAAACCGCCGGTAGAGGTCGTTGATAAGGTAGCTGGCACCCCAGTTGAGCTCGGTTCCGATGGTCGACATATACGCGGCGGCGAAGGCGGCCAGCATCAGCCCCCGCAGGGAGGCCGGAAGGTCGGCCATCAGGATCCGGATATAGCCGGATTCGGGGTCCGCGGCGAACGCGGGGTCGCCGCTGAAGCGGACGACCGCGGCCAGAGCCACGATGATCCAAGGCCAGGGCCGGAGGGCATAATGGGCCAGGTTGAACCAAAGAGTCGCCAGCAGGCCGTTCTTCTCGTCCTTGGCGCAGAGGATGCGCTGGGCGATGAATCCCCCGCCGCCCGGCTCGGCTCCCGGGTACCAGGAGGCCCACCAATTGACGGCCACATAGACGAAGAAGGTCAAAAACGGCATCCAGGCCGAGTTCAGGTCCGGGACGAACGAGAGCAGCGATCCGTGCCCGGCCCGGGTCGCGTCGATGGCTTTGATTCCCGCCACCAGCCCGGACATGCCGCCCAGCGATTTGACGGCGAAGATCGCCAAAAGGATGACCATGCCCATCTTGAGGACGAACTGGAAAAGATCGGTGACCAGCACACCCCACAACCCGGACAGGGTCGAGATCGAGGCGGTCAGGACCATGATCGCCACGGCGATCAGCAGGGCCTGGACCTTGGTGACACCTAGGACGAGCATCAGGATCTTGACCATGGCCAAGTTGACCCAGCCCATGATGATCAGGTTGATCGGCAGTCCAAGGTAGAAGGCCCGGAAGCCGCGCAGGAAGCGGGCCGGCCCGCCGCTGTAGCGGATCTCGGCGAACTCGACGTCGGTCAGGACTCCGGCCCGCCGCCAAAGGCGGGCATAGAAGAAGACCGTCAGCATGCCGCTCGCGGCCATGCTCCACCAAATCCAGTTGCCGGCGATGCCGTTGCGGGCGACCAATCCCGTCACGGCCAGGGGGGTGTCGGCGGCGAAGGTGGTGGCCACCATCGACGTCCCGGCCAGCCACCAGGACACGTTTCGGCCGGAGATGAAAAAGTCGTTGACGCTGCGAGTGGCCCGCTTGCGATAATAAAGGCCGACCGCCAGGTTGAAGGCGAAATACGCGGCGATGACCGCGATGTCGATGGTTGTCAGGCGCATCGGACCCGTTCCTCGCCTTGCTTTTTACTACACATTGTCATAAATATGAAGCGATTTCGTCCCGCTCCCTAGGAGGGTCCATGCGCAAGCTTTTCCCCGCGATCGCTTTGTTCGCCCTGATCGCCGGCTTGGCCTCGGCGGCCGATTTCGGCTACCCGACGGCCGGCGAACCCTGGTACTCGATCAAGCTCGGCTTCCAAGCCGCTCCCGCCGCCCTCGGCGCGGGAAACTGGACGCTCATCCGGATCACCGTCAACGGCCAAAGGGCGCGCAACTTCGCCCTCCTGCAGGGCGGCCGGGAGACGACCGCACCCGAAATCGACGCCGCCAAGCCGTTCGAGCTGAAGGTGCGCTGGAGCTGGGAGGCGCGGCAAGCCTACGAGATCAAGGCCGATTTCGAGGGCGGCGCCGGCAAGACCGTGAAAACCCTGACGGCCAAAGAAAAGGCGCCCTCCGGCAAAGGATACTGGAACTCGGCTTGGAAGAACTACCTTTCGCTTCTCGTCTCGGAGGACGACGGCTTGGAGCGGACCCGGATGCCGGTCCATGCCACCTTCGGGGTCCTGTCGTCCTATCTCAAGTCGGCCGACGAGATCCGTGTCGTCCGGGCCGAGCGCAAGGGCGACGACGTCGTCTACGAGGAAGTCCCCTTCCAGGTCTACGACGTCCGAACCTGGAACGATCCCAAGATCACAGCCCAGGTCGACAAGGACGAGAAAACCGGGAAGACGACCGTCCGCTATCACCCCACGACGTCCTTCAGCCTGGCCTTCCTGACCGACCTCAAGCCGCGCCAGAAAGCCACTTATCTAGTGTTCTACAACAACCCCGGCGCCCGGCGCCCAGCGTTCAAATCCGACTTGAAAGTGTCCGGCCAAGGCCTGGGCAAGACGATCGAGAACGCCTTCTACAAGGTCGTCCTGCACCCCAAGAGCGGGACGATCTACGAGGTCGTCGAGAAGTCCTCGGCCGTCAAGCTCGAACACAAGCTCGAGACCAACGGATCGGTGCACTGGAACCCTGACGTGTACGCGCCGCCGCACGCCTGGTACCACGTCTCGGATTGGGACAAACCGGCCTACAGCGAGGACTCCGGGCCGGTTTTCTACTCGCTCCGGCGCGAGGCGCCCCTGCCCATGCCCAAGGGCATCAAGGTGGCCGTCACCTACTACTTCTACGCCGGCGCGCCCTTCATCCTGGCCGAGTCGGCCATGACCATCGAGAACGACATCTTCGTCGAATCCCTGCGCAACGCCGAGATCGTCTTCAACAAGGCGGTCTTCAACAAGGCCGCCTGGCGGGGAGTCGACGGCAAGCTCACAACCCTGGACTTCGCCTCCTCCCGCATGCATCCCAAACACGCCGCCCGCATCCGGACCGATGTGCCCTGGATCGCCTTCTACAGCGACTCCCGAGGCCTCGGCTTTGCCAGCCTGTTCCTCGACCAGGCCTTGCCCAACCTGCACGGCGGCTCGGCTTCCCAGGAGCAACCGCACATTTACATCGAGCACGGGCCGTGGTACTACATGTCGCGCGGAATCGTCGACTCCTTCGGCTCCAACAATCAAACTCGGCTGCTCGCGGTCAAGGCCGGGAGCCTCTACTATGAACGCAACGCCTGGCTGCCCTTCGCTTTCGCCAAGGAGCAGGGCTTCGCCGGCCGGCTGGATGCTCTCTACGGCATGCTCAAGCATCCCGTCGGTCTGGCCGAGGACATCGAGACCTATCTCGAGAGCCCCGAGGGCTGGATCGTCCCCATCCTGACCGAGCCGTTCGAGGAAGGCGTCAAGGGCGCGATCGGGGCGCCAAAAAAGAAATGAACGCCCTCCTCGCCGATGCCATCGTCGAGCGGCAGGCGCCGCTTGTGGACCGCGGCAAGTCCGTCACGGCGGCCGAATACCGCCGCCGCTGGGCCGCCGTCCGCAAGGCCATGGCGGATCGCGGGTACGACCTGCTCTACGTTTGCGGGTCCGAGCTCGACCGCTCGGACGCGGCTTGGCTGGCCGGCATCAACGACCCGATCATCGAACGGTACGGAGTGATCGTACCGCGGACGGGTCCACCGGTAGCCTTGGCCGGCTCCGAGGGCGGCCATGTCATCGAGGACTGCACCCGGGCTTCTGGCGTTCGGGTGGCTTTGCTCCGCGAATTCCAGATCTCGGACGAGGACTATCGCTTCGCCCGCTTCGGGACGATCGAGGACCTCGTCGCGTCTCTCGTCCCGGCCAAGCCCGGCCGGCCGATCCGCTTGGCCGTCGCCTCGAGCGGGCAGTTCGTCCCGCACGACCATATCCTGATGCTCCAGGGCCGTTTCGGCTCGGACAACGTGATCTTCGATACCGACCTGCTGCGGCGGA
Protein-coding sequences here:
- a CDS encoding TldD/PmbA family protein, encoding MRPDPFAPGDDLALAERLVRFGRSCGADEIEVGIGEGEEFSVDVRMGQIENLVEAGSRYAGIRVIKDKRTAFASSSDMSEEALERLIRNAVKRAGLSQPDPFAGLADLSPIRIDPDALDIFDPEVIELEAKTKIRLALETERIALADKRISNSHGAGFSSHAARTYLAASNGFAGTYAKTFCGLGVGLQAGETDDLVEDDWHSSRIHFRDLESPEQIARTAVERTVRQLNPRKLGTRRVPVIFEPQMTGSLLGFLFGCISGTAVYQRSTFLADRLGQKIGRDELTVIDDGLMPRRVGTGPFDSEGIPAQRTVVVDHGVLKRFLCNTYASRKLGLPVTGNADGGGVGPNNFFLEPGPHDPAAIIRSCDRALLLIRTLGHGLNAVTGDISRGAFGLWIENGEIVYPVSEITIAGNLGDVLQSVEMIGSDLDFRSSIAGPTIKVAEMLVAGS
- a CDS encoding sodium:solute symporter family protein; the protein is MQAIGLHFVDWFIILFYFVFIIGLGFYLKRYTKSEEDFFLAGRRNSSWVAGLAFLSANLGALELLGMTGNTYKYGMSVAHFYWIGAIPAMLFLGIFMMPFYYSARIKSVPGYLKLRFDEKTRVLNGFSFAIMTLLVSGINLYAMALVLHTFLGWNWDVSMLASAATVACYVTLSGLMSAIFTEIIQFFLIWFGLFLVSILGIVEVGSFGDIMKRVPEAFSHLWRNTGDPSANGMLVGWGGIVLGLGFVLSFGYWTTDFLVVQRAFSAKNLRSARMTPIIASFFKMAVPFIVIVAGLAALALSNDPKSGFSLMSDGGKLNYDSALPMLIARYFPRGLVGLGITALLAGFMAGQAGNISAFNTVWTYDIYQSIIRKKASPKNLLWMGRVATIFAVVVSVGTAYWAKSMPTIMDYMQAIFSWVNAPLFATMLLGMFVKWITPNGAFWGLITGMGSSFTMYLAVKFGWISVGFLTMSKTASDMAANFWRAWWAWLITFVVTIVVSWFTKKRPEAELVGLVKGLTAGAPLEPVPLFKRPAFYAVLSLIVFVVLNVIFW
- a CDS encoding nitroreductase family protein, yielding MNVHEAVMTRRTIRQYQPRPVVREALERLVDAGRLAPSAANLQPLEFIVVDEPEVCARVFPALKWAAYIHPHGDPKPGQEPQAYIFVLVNTKVREKMYEYDVGAAVEAMAVSAWSEGIGSCWLISIDRARIQETLGIPEPYRVDSVLALGYPAETSTVEDYADSPRYWKNPDGSFHVPKRKLRDVCHFNAF
- a CDS encoding MFS transporter; the protein is MTTPTKDSCPLPPPGGFWRRDFLLALVGYFFLFLSVALFYIFPLRLESFGAAKAKVGLIMGIHSILAIGVRPFFGRLIDRKGGRAISIYGLLFFMAVIPFFHLVHDAGWLPLLLRALSGIAWGVSMTASMAVCSDLAPVERLARSIGVIGVAGIVASAAGPALAEEIVRRFGYGGLYNASLAFLAAALACLLLTRTIEPALRDPEKMTAAPLRGYALATLAVAAAMPVFHGAIRGSIVNFAALFARSAGLGRVGPFFAVFSASAILTRIVAGDVSDRYGRKAVILPAAAIIGLNLFWISQVRSSSMFLVNAFLAGFGQGLIFPALSTYIIDIVGLAHKGFGLSLYLALFDVGMGLGSPFFGWVSDRAGYRGMYIVAGILLLLSTAVFGLKAPKVRRAG
- a CDS encoding bifunctional 4-hydroxy-2-oxoglutarate aldolase/2-dehydro-3-deoxy-phosphogluconate aldolase — translated: MHRDETLAFLLEHKVVAVVRMTDPEKLLRVVEAIERGGVRAVEITMTVPGAVDIIRGLADRGLPGIRLGAGTVMDAETAVAVIEAGADFVVSPVADAGMIRECRRCGVLVAPGAFTPAEIWRAWSEGADIVKVFPATSLGPAYFKDLKGPFPGIRLMPTGGVTPGNARAFIDAGACCVGLGTALLDKALIAEGRWDDLTARAAALVASLR
- a CDS encoding sugar kinase; its protein translation is MAHRIVTFGELLLRLSPPGRERFFQSDRLQARFGGGEANVAVSLARFGRETSFLTVLPDNPVAEAGIAELRRHGIDTGGIIRRGRRMGIYFAETGSGPRPSTVLYDRDGSAISEAGPGDIDWARAFAGASWFHVTGITPALSRSAADLTQEGMIAAKAAGLTVSLDLNYRAKLWRYGVPAAEVMPTLAARADLLLANEEDCQKALGLKCSPGGDGAFDLKAYEKLTADVLAAYPNLARAAVTLRTSRSADRNGWSAVLRSRAGFLAGPSHEIENIVDRVGAGDAFAAGLIHGLLAFEDDARALTFAVAASCLKHTVAGDFNLVSEREVLDLVAGDASGRIRR
- a CDS encoding Na+:solute symporter: MRLTTIDIAVIAAYFAFNLAVGLYYRKRATRSVNDFFISGRNVSWWLAGTSMVATTFAADTPLAVTGLVARNGIAGNWIWWSMAASGMLTVFFYARLWRRAGVLTDVEFAEIRYSGGPARFLRGFRAFYLGLPINLIIMGWVNLAMVKILMLVLGVTKVQALLIAVAIMVLTASISTLSGLWGVLVTDLFQFVLKMGMVILLAIFAVKSLGGMSGLVAGIKAIDATRAGHGSLLSFVPDLNSAWMPFLTFFVYVAVNWWASWYPGAEPGGGGFIAQRILCAKDEKNGLLATLWFNLAHYALRPWPWIIVALAAVVRFSGDPAFAADPESGYIRILMADLPASLRGLMLAAFAAAYMSTIGTELNWGASYLINDLYRRFMARGRGEKHYVRASQAVTMLLMVLSAMVTFFMDSIADAWKFMIAIGAGTGLVYLLRWFWWRINAWSEISAMLAALVTSVTLRLGFGWKESDPLQFAWIVLITVAVTTVVWLTVTLLTGPEPREVLLAFYRRVRPSAALWGPVAREAVDVPPSRDGIFNLKDWLSGVAMIYAFLFGTGKILFGAWPIGLVFLASGALFGAVIYFDLRRRGWKMIGE